A genomic segment from Aegilops tauschii subsp. strangulata cultivar AL8/78 chromosome 1, Aet v6.0, whole genome shotgun sequence encodes:
- the LOC141023052 gene encoding uncharacterized protein, protein MQGGCIADIGSCGTGFDSASGSVRTKKFRTKGSELADRKGEKNKAMPRAPSICCSSIDEALSFSSRARCNKRLVLFPSREPRERPAPRRAKLIFKTGSSGALKRAGPLKGRLLCERSSESTRVLRTKGVYNWGAAQLFCWRDRMEFFTKFETKEKIKVSL, encoded by the coding sequence ATGCAAGGAGGATGTATAGCTGATATAGGATCTTGTGGAACTGGATTTGATTCTGCAAGCGGTTCGGTACGAACGAAGAAATTTCGAACAAAAGGATCGGAACTCGCTGATAGGAAAGGAGAGAAAAACAAAGCAATGCCAAGAGCTCCGTCAATCTGCTGTTCATCGATAGACGAAGCTCTCTCTTTTTCATCTCGTGCCAGATGTAACAAAAGATTAGTCCTTTTTCCTTCTCGCGAACCACGGGAGCGCCCAGCGCCCAGAAGAGCAAAGCTCATTTTCAAAACAGGGTCAAGCGGCGCATTAAAAAGGGCTGGCCCGTTAAAAGGACGCTTACTTTGCGAACGAAGTTCAGAATCAACAAGGGTTCTCCGAACGAAGGGAGTGTACAACTGGGGCGCAGCCCAACTTTTTTGTTGGAGAGATAGAATGGAGTTCTTCACGAAGTTCGAGACAAAGGAAAAAATCAAAGTTTCTCTATAG